In one window of Scyliorhinus canicula chromosome 17, sScyCan1.1, whole genome shotgun sequence DNA:
- the LOC119951804 gene encoding zinc finger protein 239-like, with protein sequence MKKPWKCVDCGKGYRAPSVLEAHRRSHTGDRPFTCSHCEKGFTCLSHLQSHTRVHTGERPFTCSQCGKGFSDSTTLQTHQRIHTGERPFTCSQCGKGFNQPSSLQRHQRVHTGERPFTCSQCGKGFTRLSTLRTHQRVHTGERPFTCSQCREGFTQLSSLQRHQRVHTGERPFTCSQCGMGFAQSSSLQTHQRVHTGERPFTCSQCGKGFINLSNLQVHKRVHTGERPFTCSQCGKGFSDPSTLRTHQRVHTGERPFTCSQCEKGFTQLSNLQSHQRVHTGERPFSCSQCGKAFTRLSNLRVHQRARTGEKPFSCSE encoded by the coding sequence AtgaagaaaccgtggaaatgtgtggactgtgggaaaggatacaGAGCCCCATCTGTgctggaagctcatcgacgcagtcacactggggataGACCATTCACTTGCTCTCACTGTGAGAAGGGGTTCACTTGCTTGTCCCACTTGCAGTCACACActcgtgttcacactggggaaaggccgttcacctgctctcagtgtggtaaaggattcagtgattcaaccaccctgcagacacatcagcgaattcacactggggagaggccattcacctgctctcaatgtgggaagggatttaatcagccatccagcctgcagagacaccagagagttcacactggggagaggccattcacctgctctcagtgcggGAAGGGCTTTACTCGCTTATCcaccctgcggacacaccagcgagttcacactggggagagaccgttcacctgctctcagtgcagggagggattcactcaattatccagcctgcagagacatcagagagttcacactggggagaggccatttacttgctctcagtgtgggatgggattcgcTCAGTCaagcagcctgcagacacaccagcgagttcacactggggagaggccattcacctgctctcagtgtgggaagggattcattaacttatccaacctgcaggtacataagagagttcacactggggagaggccatttacctgctctcagtgtgggaagggattcagtgatccatctaccctgcggacacaccagcgagttcacactggggagaggccattcacctgctctcagtgtgagaagggattcactcagttatccaacctacagtcacatcagcgagttcacactggggagaggccgttcagctgctctcagtgtgggaaggcatTCACTCGCTTGTCCAACCTACGGGTGCACCAGCGAGCCCGgaccggggagaagccattctCTTGCTCTGAATAG